A region of the Trueperaceae bacterium genome:
CCGCCAGGCCGTGCGCGTCCACGCCCGCGCGCTCCGCCGCCCCGAGATCGCTCAGGCGCCAGCCGTCCACGAAGGTCGTGACCAGCACCCGCCGGGTCGTGTGGCGACCCACGACGCTCGGGACGAGGATGCGGGGGTCGTCGCGAAAGAACCGCGCGAAGCGCAGCGACGCGCGCGCCTCGACGCGCAGGTCCAGCTCCCGCGCCACGCTCGCCTCCACCTCCGCCACCAGCGCAGCGGGGTCCAGCCGCGCGACGGCGGGGAGGCGCGCCGCGAGGCGCACGACGCGGTAGGCCAGCGCGACGTCCTCGGCGAGCGCCGCCTCGACGCCCGGCTTCACGACCTTCACCGCGACCTTCGTCCCGGCCGGCAGCACCGGCCCCACGGCGGGCCGGTAGGGTCGCGCCAGCGTCGCGGCGTGCACCTGCGCGATGCTGGCGCTCGCGACCGGCGCGTCGTCCCACGACGCGAAGAGGGCGTCCGGCGCCGCCCCGAGCTCCCGCGCGACGACCGCGCGAATGGCGGGGGCGGGGTGGGGCGCCACCCGGTCGCGGAGCGCTCCGAGCTCGAACGCCAAGTCGGCCGGCACCAGGTCGGGCCGGACCGACGCGAGTTGTCCGAGCTTCACGAACGCCGGACCCAACCGCTCCAGCCCGCGCCGCACCTCGCGGGCGGCGGCGCGCGACGCCGCGTCGCCCCGCCGCAGCCCGAACCCACGGCGCCACGCGACCCGCGCACCGGTCCGCAGGGCGGTGGCCGCGATGGCGCGGCCGCGCCCCGCCACGTCAGGCCTCGTCGTCGGGCGTGAGGTGAGCGTGGAGGGCGTCCAGGGTGGCTTCGATCGACTCCAAGCGCGTGCGCACCTCCGCCACCTCGAACCGCAGCGCCTCCAGCGCCGCGTCGCCGTCCACCCGCCCGCCGGACGCGGCGGACGCGTCGGTGCCCGCCAGGCGGGCCTTCAGGGCCTCCTTCTCGCGGTGCACCTGCGCCGCG
Encoded here:
- a CDS encoding AarF/UbiB family protein, producing MAGRGRAIAATALRTGARVAWRRGFGLRRGDAASRAAAREVRRGLERLGPAFVKLGQLASVRPDLVPADLAFELGALRDRVAPHPAPAIRAVVARELGAAPDALFASWDDAPVASASIAQVHAATLARPYRPAVGPVLPAGTKVAVKVVKPGVEAALAEDVALAYRVVRLAARLPAVARLDPAALVAEVEASVARELDLRVEARASLRFARFFRDDPRILVPSVVGRHTTRRVLVTTFVDGWRLSDLGAAERAGVDAHGLAVHGATAFLRQVLELGAFHADLHPANLLVTPDGRIAYLDFGIVGTTTAAEREAIAQLLVATAFGDADRAVRASRALGLALPPDREAPIRAAVDGLLRTHLTERHPADLRGFALGVLRLLQRERVPIPPGYGLLLKSLVTVEGVARALVPDVDVVRTAAPTASDVLLRTLSRPERLRARAPAAVRAAVRELLA